A single window of Lagopus muta isolate bLagMut1 chromosome 23, bLagMut1 primary, whole genome shotgun sequence DNA harbors:
- the LOC125703821 gene encoding uncharacterized protein LOC125703821 isoform X16 — protein MGTCNGNVSPLSLLTAVSPGSGLPKPRFSPVHAVELRGGLSSRRVFLWAVAHGVSYEWRRCPCKAPRTCFRGAPVWKGENRVVKESLALIASCVILPGRMFNGSCCVVRLFADGTGAGDPGSALSSGTETLADGMGPERAEDEPERGRKSQGLPRLLKELLKEIEKAPRGIDQETEQDALQEGSHPTLPVSDSGTQAAPTAGTPGMNAGKSTEAAVHQSARKRYIAAVVMFPAAVLACGAVIWMCKKYLVRKREERAAEPAHADTN, from the exons atgggCACTTGCAATGGCAACGTTTCTCCTCTGTCCTTGCTTACAGCTGTGTCTCCAGGCAGTGGCTTACCAAAGCCTAGGTTTAGTCCAGTTCATGCAGTTGAGTTAAGAGGTGGGCTGAGCTCCAGGAGGGTGTTCCTCTGGGCGGTTGCACACGGGGTTAGTTATGAATGGCGGCGGTGCCCCTGCAAGGCACCCAGGACCTGTTTCCGAGGTGCTCCTGTGTGGAAGGGAGAGAACAGAGTCGTGAAGGAATCCCTGGCTTTAATTGCATCCTGTGTCATTCTGCCTGGAAGGATGTTTAATGGGAGTTGCTGTGTCGTGCGTTTGTTTGCAGATGGGACTGGAGCAGGTGATCCAGGATCCGCTCTGAGCTCTGGGACCGAAACTCTGGCGGATGGCATGG GTCCGGAAAGAGCAGAGGATGAACCcgaaagaggaagaaagtccCAGGGCTTACCCCGTCTCCTAAAGGAACTGCTGAAGGAAATAGAGAAGGCACCGCGTG GAATTGACCAAGAAACTGAGCAggatgcactgcaggaaggcagccatCCCACCCTGCCGGTCTCGGACAGTGGAACGCAGGCAGCGCCAACAGCTGGCACGCCAG GGATGAATGCCGGGAAAAGCACAGAGGCTGCTGTTCACCAATCTGCGCGGAAGCGCTACATCGCAGCCGTGGTAATGTTCCCTGCTGCGGTGCTGGCCTGTGGTGCTGTGATATGGATGTGCAAAAAATACTT AGTGCgcaagagagaagagagagcagcagaaccGGCTCATGCTGATACCAACTAG
- the LOC125703826 gene encoding biogenesis of lysosome-related organelles complex 1 subunit 3-like yields the protein MGPFFPRLPLLPFVPRSQTVAAPFSSTLVPGEASESDLEPEPGGSAAGPPAAGLKVPGEASETEEEEEEKDRAARVPLPGVPRGGPSLLQRRLGAGEGRLRSTMAEALGRGFSGAARLLEGLGGPLGRARAGAAATAHCLCLVHRDLRAVAATVAACRLLPDFRGEP from the coding sequence ATGGGGCCGTTCTTCCCCCgacttcccctcctcccttttGTTCCCCGCTCGCAGACCGTGGCCGCCCCTTTTTCCTCCACGCTGGTGCCGGGCGAGGCCTCGGAGAGCGACTTGGAGCCGGAACCGGGGGGGAGCGCGGCCGGGCCCCCCGCAGCGGGGCTGAAGGTTCCGGGGGAGGCGTCGGAgactgaggaggaggaggaggaaaaggaccGTGCGGCCCGAGTGCCGCTGCCAGGGGTGCCCCGGGGGGGCCCCTCATTACTGCAGCGGCGGCTGGGGGCGGGCGAGGGGCGACTGCGGAGCACGATGGCTGAGGCACTGGGACGCGGTTTCAGTGGGGCTGCGCGGCTGCTGGAAGGCCTGGGGGGGCCCCTGGGCCGAGCCCGAGCTGGGGCAGCTGCCACCGCGCACTGCCTGTGCCTGGTGCACCGTGACCTGCGCGCCGTGGCTGCCACCGTCGCCGCCTGCCGCCTGCTGCCCGACTTCCGCGGGGAGCCGTGA